Proteins from a genomic interval of Chanos chanos chromosome 3, fChaCha1.1, whole genome shotgun sequence:
- the nadk2 gene encoding NAD kinase 2, mitochondrial — protein MSQRTLRSLLSFGNPVVTVLNGSYCSRLGFRQTAACSVATQADTGFKPTKVAVVTKTTRYEFEQQRYRYAGLSEEDLKQLLALKGSSYSGLLERHNIHTHNVGNIVENLQKEGIEVRVVKRGEYNEETVRWADAIISAGGDGTMLLVASKVFDKNKPVLGVNTDPERSEGHLCLPVRYTHAFSEALRKLRKGDFRWQWRQRIRMNLEGTGINPIPVDLHELQLSLEQHSQAHRITNTTLRSTTNDSLSGSHLLPVRGLNEIFIGESLSSRASYYEISIDDGPWEKQKSSGLSICTGTGSKAWSYNINKLMEQSVEDVLKIGTVKAGVDIPLTQELIEEVTEAYNQSLLFSPEEDKLFFSVREPIVNRVFSSSRQRGFAKKVCVRSRCWDACMVVDGGTSFEFNDGAIATISLNENDQLKTIILSD, from the exons ATGTCACAGCGTACCCTGAGGAGTTTGCTTTCTTTCGGAAATCCAGTTGTGACAGTACTTAATGGGAGTTACTGCAGTCGTCTCGGTTTTCGTCAGACAGCCGCGTGCAGCGTTGCGACGCAGGCTGATACTGGCTTTAAACCTACAAAAGTTGCCGTCGTGACAAAAACCACAAGGTATGAATTTGAACAGCAGCGGTATCGCTATGCGGGGTTATCGGAGGAGGACCTTAAGCAGTTG CTTGCCTTGAAAGGCTCCAGCTACAGTGGACTTTTGGAACGTCacaacattcacactcacaatgTTGGGAACATTGTGGAGAACTTACA AAAAGAAGGGATAGAGGTGCGTGTTGTGAAACGAGGGGAGTACAACGAGGAGACAGTTCGATGGGCAGACGCCATTATATCAGCAGGAG GTGATGGTACCATGCTACTTGTCGCCAGTAAAGTATTCGATAAGAACAAACCTGTTCTTGGAGTCAACACTGATccagaaag GTCAGAAGGCCATCTCTGCTTGCCTGTGCGTTACACACACGCCTTTTCTGAGGCTTTGCGCAAACTCAGGAAGGGGGATTTCAG GTGGCAGTGGAGGCAGAGAATCCGCATGAACTTGGAAGGCACGGGGATTAATCCCATTCCTGTGGACCTGCACGAACTGCAGCTTAGTCTGGAACAGCACAGCCAGGCTCACCGAATCACCAACACCACCCTGCGTA GTACGACAAATGACAGCTTATCAGGGTCCCACCTACTCCCAGTCAGAGGACTCAATGAGATCTTTATAGGGGAGTCTCTGTCTTCCAG GGCCTCGTATTACGAAATCTCGATCGACGACGGACCGTGGGAGAAGCAGAAGAGCTCGGGACTGAGCATCTGCACTGGAACCGGATCTAAAGCATG GTCTTAtaacatcaacaaactgatggAACAGTCTGTTGAGGATGTCCTGAAGATAG gtaCAGTGAAAGCTGGTGTGGACATCCCTCTTACCCAGGAGTTGATCGAAGAGG TGACGGAAGCGTACAACCAATCTCTCCTCTTCAGTCCAGAGGAAGACAAGCTTTTCTTCAGCGTCAGAGAGCCCATCGTAAACAGAGTGTTTTCCAGTAGCCGCCAGAGAGGTTTTGCCAAGAA ggtgtgtgtgcgatcacggTGCTGGGACGCGTGTATGGTGGTAGATGGAGGGACGTCATTTGAATTCAACGACGGAGCTATTGCAACAATCAGCttgaatgaaaatgaccaaCTCAAGACTATTATCCTCAGTGACTGA